The Staphylococcus simiae genome includes the window AACGTTTCTAGCTCAAAAGATAGGGCGAAGTTTGCTAACACTGTACTAAGATCAATGTTTTCACTTGGATTTTTATTTGGACCTTTTATCGGTGCACAATTAATTTCCATGAAAGGATATGCCGGCCTCTTTGGTGGAACAATTAGTATTATTTTATTCACTTTAATTTTACAAGTACTGTTCTATAAAAATTTAAATATTAAACAACATATAACTACAAAGCAGCATATTGAAACTACAGCACCAAATATGCTCAAAGACAAAGCCCTATTAGTTCCATTTATTGCATTTATTTTATTACATATTGGACAGTGGATGTATACGATGAATATGCCATTATTTGTTACTGACTATTTAAAAGAAAGTGAAGCACATGTAGGCTATTTAGCCAGTTTGTGTGCTGGTTTAGAAGTACCATTTATGATTATTTTAGGTGTCTTATCTTCTAAGTTACAGACTCGAACACTACTGATTTATGGCGCATTATTCGGTGGATTATTTTACTTTAGCATAGGCGTATTTAAAAACTTTTACATGATGTTGGCAGGTCAAGTATTCTTAGCAATCTTTTTAGCTATTTTACTAGGGTTAGGAATTAGTTATTTCCAAGATATCTTACCTGATTTCCCGGGTTATGCTTCAACATTATTTGCTAATGCCATGGTCATTGGACAATTGTGTGGTAATTTATTAGGTGGGGCTATGAGTCATTGGGTTGGTTTAGAAAATGTCTTTTTTGTATCAGCATCATCTATTGTTTTAGGCATAGTATTAATTTACTTTACCAAAGACCAAAAAATCACTGAAGAGGATGTGATTGACTCATGATGCTTATATTATGGCTATTAATTACCAGTTGTTTCATTTTAGTATTTATAGGTTTAATCAAACCACTCATCCCTTCAGTTTTAGTATTATGGATAGGATTTATAATCTATCAATTCGGTTTCCATAATGGGCATTTATCATGGATTTTTTATGTATCTATGACTATATTTACGATTTTAATATTACTAGCTGATTTCTTAATGAATCGTTATTTTGTTAATCGATTTGGAGGTTCAAAGTTAGGTGAGTATGCTGCGTTAGTAGGTATTATCATAGGATGTTTTGTACTTCCACCATTTGGCATTATCATTATTCCTTTTATTTGTGTTTTTATTGTTGAATTACTGCAAGGTATTGAAGTAACTACAGCGTTGAAAATAAGTTTTGGTTCAATTGTGGCTTTTCTAGCGAGTAGTTTTGCCCAAGCATTGATAATGTTAATAATGATTGTATGGTTTATTATAGACGCAGTTTTGATCAATTAAAAAAGCTTATTGCATGATGGTATATATTAAAGCAGAGAAAGATTTCTCGTTAACATATACCTACTCATATGCGATAAGCTTTTTAATTTTGTGAAAATATTGTATGAAATTTTTAAGTCGACATGTTATAAAAAAGTATTAGTATGCTTATTTATCACATGATTTTCAATGTATAATCCAAGCGGAATAATGATAAAAGATAATAAAATAAATAGCCAATTACTTACTTTTACATGTGGTCCAAAAGCTAGTAAAGATTGAGGTATGAAAAAGACATAAAAAAACCCTACGATTAATAAGATGATAACTAAGTAGGTAAATATCCATACCCAATTTGAATTATTAAAGCATTGTAATTGAATCGTCTTGCAACTTATCCAGATAAATAAATAGACGATAATTAATCCAATCAATACAGAAAAGGGAAAGGCATATAAATATAAAGTTGCGCCATTTTTCTCCATGAAAAAGCCTAAAAAGCCCTTTAAAAAACTAACAATACCAATAAGTAAAATGATATGTTGAAAAATATATTTAAAAATATTTCTGAAAGTTTCATTTGGTAAAGCTTTTAATTCTTTTTTGGCATGTGCTTTAGGATCGTGATTGAAGAAGTCTAAAGCTAATAAACCATGTTGTTCGGCACTTAATAGTTGTTTGAGAATTTTATTTATCATCAATTCTGTATCATATGGATTTACACGAAAATCAGAACGCACATATGTCATATAGTTTTCGAAAATTTCTCTATCTGTATTGCTTAATCTTAAAGATTTAACATTATTTTCTTTTGTTAATTGAGCAGTACTTTTCATTGCTATATAAGCGCTCCTTTTAACAACTTTAAATTAAATTAGTTGTCTTTTTCTAAAATATTAATAAAATTAATCATATCATATTACTACATTAATTATAATAGTTATTATTGGAGTTGAAAAAATGCGAGAAATCAATATATCAGAAAGTGATTATTTATGGCATATGGCAACGATACAAGAACATATGCTAGACAAGTTTGAAGCCCATTACCACGCTTCATCTTTAAGTATTGCTTTAAGATATGAAATGATAGTTTCAAGATTGCAAAATGACAAAGATAAGATATACATCATTGAAGAACATCAACAACTTATAGCATTTATTTGGGCACATTTAGACAAAGTGACAATGAACGTACAAATTGAAATGTTATATGTAAATGAATGGTATCGTAGTAGAGGTTTAGCTACACAATTAAAAAAACAAGTTGAACAATGGGGTATAGAACATCATGCAAAACAAATCTCAGGCACAATTAATAGTACTAATGAAGATATGATTGCATTGAATAATCATTTAGGCTATGACGTAAGTCATGTCATTATGACAAAACATTTAACATAGCATTATGGAAAGTCAGATAATTCATGTTAAAATAAAATGGATTTATAAGAAGTGAAGGAGTTCGCTATGACAAAATATATTGTAATTGTTCTTTCGGCAATGTTGCTATTAGCTGGTTGTGGTAAAAGCCAAGAAAAAGTATCTTTGGAAAAGGAAATTAATAGTCTACAAAAGGAAAATAAAAAGTTAAAAGAGAAGAAAGATAAATTAACAAAAGAAAAAGATAAACTTGATGACAAACAAAAAGAGCTTGAAAAAGAGGTTAACGGATTATCATCAGTTGATTCTAGTTCAGAAGAAGATCCATCTAAAGACGACAATGTATCATCTAACAAAGACAATGATAAACAACATACTAAAACACATAAATCTAATAAAGAAGGTTCTAAACAGCAACAGTATAAAGATAAGAACTAATAATACTTTATGTATTAACTTAGCATGCCGATTCGACGTTTCATGATAATTTAATAGGGGTAAATGATTATTAAATTATAAAGAGAAATCAATTCATATTACTAAGATAATTACATTTTTAATATAAAATGTATGAAGAGGAGAGATTAATCATGCACGAGCAAGATTTTAATATTTTAGAAGGCCAAAACATAACTTTACCAGAATTAGGTAGAGAATTAGAAAATATCACTGGACGTACAATTGTTGATTCTACAGGAGAAATTAAACGTGTTGTGGCACAATTACCAAATTTTGAATCTGATACAGATACTTTTGTTGCTACTTATCATTTAAATCATCAACATGATTTTATCGATGCAACATTTACGGCACCAAAGTCTCAAAGAGAACATTTAAAAGAAATACCAGTGCATGTTGAATTAATAACGTACGTCACTAAGTCTGAATAATGACAAAGAGATGAACACAAAATTGTTTAAGTAATCAATTTTGTGTTTTTTTAAGTTCTTTTCCTAATTGGACTGATAAATAATTACTCACTTTGTTGAGCAGTCTTAAGCAATAAAGAACTATTTTTTTAATCGTATCTAAAGTTAAATAAGAGTTAGGATGGACATGTGGAAGGGGATAATATGATTTACGCTGAAACTGAACACTTGATTCTAAGAGATTGGCAGGAAAGTGATTTACTACCATTTCAACAAATGAATGCCAATTATCAAGTGAGAAAATATTTTCCGAGTCTATTAAGCTATAGAAGGTCAGAGCTTGATTTAAGAACAATGGATAATATGATTAAAGACCACGGCATTGGTTTGTTTGCTGTTGAGTATAAAGCTAATCGACAATGGATTGGCTTTATCGGTTTGAATTATATACCAGATTATAGTGACTATCCATTTAGTGAATTACCATTATATGAAATTGGATGGAGATTATTACCTGAATATTGGGGGCAGGGCTTAGCTACTGAAGGTGCACAAGCTGTGATTAATTTGGCAAGGGAACATCATATTGGTGACATTTATAGTTTTACAGCTCAAGCTAATCAAGCGTCTATTAGAGTTATGGAAAAGTTAGGAATGCATTATTATGACCATTTTGAATTACCAGAACTTAGCAAATACCATCCACTTAAACGACAAGTGAGATATTACTTGAAATTGACATCATTATAGTGGATTTGTAATTTTTTGT containing:
- a CDS encoding SA0632 family lipoprotein, whose product is MTKYIVIVLSAMLLLAGCGKSQEKVSLEKEINSLQKENKKLKEKKDKLTKEKDKLDDKQKELEKEVNGLSSVDSSSEEDPSKDDNVSSNKDNDKQHTKTHKSNKEGSKQQQYKDKN
- a CDS encoding DUF1129 family protein; translation: MKSTAQLTKENNVKSLRLSNTDREIFENYMTYVRSDFRVNPYDTELMINKILKQLLSAEQHGLLALDFFNHDPKAHAKKELKALPNETFRNIFKYIFQHIILLIGIVSFLKGFLGFFMEKNGATLYLYAFPFSVLIGLIIVYLFIWISCKTIQLQCFNNSNWVWIFTYLVIILLIVGFFYVFFIPQSLLAFGPHVKVSNWLFILLSFIIIPLGLYIENHVINKHTNTFL
- a CDS encoding sugar efflux transporter, translated to MFLALLQIKNYKLFVVNMFLLGMGMAVTIPYLVLFATKDLGMTTNQYGLLLALAAISQFTVNSIIARFSDTHNLNRKVLIITALLMGAIGFSIYFYVHSIWLFIVLYAFFQGLYAPAMPQLYASARESINVSSSKDRAKFANTVLRSMFSLGFLFGPFIGAQLISMKGYAGLFGGTISIILFTLILQVLFYKNLNIKQHITTKQHIETTAPNMLKDKALLVPFIAFILLHIGQWMYTMNMPLFVTDYLKESEAHVGYLASLCAGLEVPFMIILGVLSSKLQTRTLLIYGALFGGLFYFSIGVFKNFYMMLAGQVFLAIFLAILLGLGISYFQDILPDFPGYASTLFANAMVIGQLCGNLLGGAMSHWVGLENVFFVSASSIVLGIVLIYFTKDQKITEEDVIDS
- a CDS encoding DUF456 domain-containing protein, which encodes MMLILWLLITSCFILVFIGLIKPLIPSVLVLWIGFIIYQFGFHNGHLSWIFYVSMTIFTILILLADFLMNRYFVNRFGGSKLGEYAALVGIIIGCFVLPPFGIIIIPFICVFIVELLQGIEVTTALKISFGSIVAFLASSFAQALIMLIMIVWFIIDAVLIN
- a CDS encoding GNAT family N-acetyltransferase produces the protein MIYAETEHLILRDWQESDLLPFQQMNANYQVRKYFPSLLSYRRSELDLRTMDNMIKDHGIGLFAVEYKANRQWIGFIGLNYIPDYSDYPFSELPLYEIGWRLLPEYWGQGLATEGAQAVINLAREHHIGDIYSFTAQANQASIRVMEKLGMHYYDHFELPELSKYHPLKRQVRYYLKLTSL
- a CDS encoding GNAT family N-acetyltransferase; translated protein: MREINISESDYLWHMATIQEHMLDKFEAHYHASSLSIALRYEMIVSRLQNDKDKIYIIEEHQQLIAFIWAHLDKVTMNVQIEMLYVNEWYRSRGLATQLKKQVEQWGIEHHAKQISGTINSTNEDMIALNNHLGYDVSHVIMTKHLT